The Sorangiineae bacterium MSr11367 genome window below encodes:
- a CDS encoding teichoic acid biosynthesis protein, which yields MRILYGVVGEGMGHAMRSRVVLEHLVRENHEVEIMASGRAVDFLSKRFDEVRKIHGYHLIYEENRVRLGKTVWSNVLAGTGGVPENIAAYFELLTSFRPEVVISDFESWTYLYGKTHKLPVLSIDNMQIISRCTHDDEIVRGYETDFQLARAFVKSKLPFSSEYFITTFFHPAVRKERTRLFPPILRPEIEQAKAIARRGDHLLVYQTAEGNEGLARALASANVECRVYGMRRQIQEEQVEGNLRYMPFSETRFIEDLATARAVIAGGGFTLMGEAVYLQKPMLSLPVRRQFEQVLNARYLEKLGYGREASQIDAEAVKSFLDIVPRCEEKLASYTQDGNRELFRAVDEFLDRAAAGLV from the coding sequence ATGCGAATTCTCTACGGGGTCGTGGGCGAGGGCATGGGGCACGCGATGCGGTCGCGTGTCGTGTTGGAGCATCTCGTGCGGGAGAACCACGAGGTGGAGATCATGGCCTCGGGACGCGCGGTCGACTTTTTGTCGAAACGCTTCGACGAGGTGCGGAAAATCCATGGCTACCACCTCATTTACGAGGAGAACCGGGTTCGTCTGGGCAAGACGGTCTGGTCCAACGTGCTGGCGGGCACCGGCGGCGTCCCCGAGAACATTGCCGCGTATTTCGAGCTGCTGACCAGCTTTCGTCCCGAAGTCGTCATTAGCGATTTCGAATCGTGGACATATCTATACGGCAAAACGCACAAGCTTCCCGTTTTGAGCATCGACAACATGCAAATCATCAGTCGGTGTACGCATGACGACGAAATCGTCCGCGGCTACGAAACGGATTTCCAACTCGCCCGTGCATTCGTGAAGAGTAAGTTGCCCTTCTCGAGCGAGTACTTCATCACGACGTTCTTTCATCCTGCCGTTCGCAAGGAGCGGACGCGCCTTTTCCCGCCCATTCTGCGGCCGGAAATCGAGCAGGCCAAGGCCATCGCGCGCCGGGGCGATCACCTGCTCGTCTACCAAACGGCGGAGGGCAACGAAGGGCTCGCACGTGCCCTGGCCAGCGCCAACGTGGAGTGCCGCGTCTATGGCATGCGGCGACAGATTCAAGAGGAACAAGTCGAAGGCAATCTTCGTTATATGCCATTCAGCGAAACGCGATTCATCGAAGACCTCGCCACTGCGCGCGCCGTGATTGCGGGCGGTGGATTCACCCTGATGGGGGAGGCGGTCTACCTGCAGAAGCCGATGCTTTCCCTGCCCGTACGCCGGCAATTCGAGCAGGTTCTCAACGCGCGCTACCTGGAGAAACTGGGCTACGGGCGCGAGGCTTCGCAGATCGATGCCGAAGCCGTAAAGTCGTTTCTAGATATCGTGCCTCGATGCGAAGAAAAGCTCGCGAGCTATACGCAAGACGGCAATCGCGAACTGTTTCGCGCGGTCGATGAATTCCTCGATCGGGCCGCCGCAGGCCTCGTCTAG
- a CDS encoding 3-deoxy-7-phosphoheptulonate synthase, with protein MIIILKPDVAPDGPEVQALVAQASRYPNIATKVHSYRGENHLLTEVHLIGETKVVPAEPFAEQAYVVRVVRVSEKYRVLGRHDGQVDAVGFEYRGIRFAQDTLNVFPGLCAVDNRENVEATFKAIGAAGVKTARMGAYKPRTSPYDFQGHGKDCLPYVFELAGKYGIQVVAMEITREQHLDEIREALRQVGHPTGVMLQIGTRNAQNFELLKVVGQQKEFPVLFKRGMGITLEEALNACEYVASEGNSSIVFCLRGVKSHLGAPHRNMIDFAHVPVIKRLTRMPVCVDPSHSAGRRAISPDGMTEIHHATAEGIIIGANMVLVDFHPDPAHALCDGPQALTLEELPAFLDDVSLVRQTYLARLERAKAHAPVRATA; from the coding sequence GTGATCATCATTCTCAAGCCGGACGTCGCCCCCGACGGACCGGAAGTCCAAGCCCTCGTTGCCCAAGCGTCCCGTTATCCAAATATCGCCACCAAGGTTCATTCGTACCGGGGCGAGAATCACCTATTGACCGAGGTGCACCTGATTGGTGAAACCAAAGTCGTTCCGGCGGAGCCTTTTGCCGAGCAGGCCTATGTCGTGCGCGTGGTGCGCGTTTCGGAGAAGTACCGCGTGCTGGGCCGCCACGATGGTCAGGTGGATGCCGTCGGGTTCGAATACCGCGGCATTCGTTTTGCCCAGGATACGCTGAATGTCTTTCCGGGCCTCTGCGCGGTGGACAATCGCGAAAACGTCGAGGCCACCTTCAAAGCCATTGGCGCCGCCGGCGTAAAAACGGCGCGCATGGGCGCCTACAAACCGCGCACGAGCCCGTACGATTTTCAGGGGCATGGCAAAGACTGCCTTCCGTACGTCTTCGAACTTGCCGGCAAATACGGAATCCAAGTCGTGGCGATGGAAATCACGCGCGAGCAACATTTGGACGAGATCCGCGAGGCGCTGCGCCAGGTTGGCCACCCGACCGGCGTCATGCTTCAAATTGGAACGCGCAATGCGCAGAACTTCGAATTGCTGAAAGTGGTCGGTCAGCAGAAGGAGTTCCCCGTGTTGTTCAAGCGCGGCATGGGCATCACCTTGGAGGAGGCGCTCAACGCCTGCGAGTACGTCGCGAGCGAAGGAAACTCGAGCATCGTCTTCTGCTTGCGCGGGGTCAAATCGCACCTAGGGGCGCCCCACCGCAACATGATCGACTTCGCGCACGTGCCGGTCATCAAGCGCCTCACGCGGATGCCGGTCTGTGTCGATCCGTCGCACTCGGCGGGCCGGCGCGCCATCTCGCCCGACGGCATGACCGAGATTCACCACGCCACCGCCGAAGGCATCATCATCGGCGCCAACATGGTCTTGGTGGACTTCCACCCCGATCCGGCCCACGCCCTCTGCGACGGGCCGCAGGCGCTCACCCTGGAGGAGCTGCCGGCCTTCCTGGACGACGTCAGCCTCGTCCGGCAGACGTACCTAGCGCGGCTCGAGCGCGCGAAGGCCCACGCACCTGTCAGAGCCACCGCGTAG
- a CDS encoding DUF1232 domain-containing protein, with protein MARPVRRGTVPIGYLAALYRFFRDPKASKIGKLFVVLTVAYVVWPLDFVPDVAPIVGWLDDAGLATVALAYLARVAARYRNESLQLPSPQASGTQPS; from the coding sequence ATGGCCCGTCCAGTTCGCAGGGGAACCGTCCCCATCGGGTACCTCGCGGCGCTGTACCGGTTCTTCCGCGACCCGAAAGCGTCCAAGATCGGCAAGCTGTTCGTCGTTCTGACGGTGGCCTACGTCGTCTGGCCGCTCGACTTCGTGCCGGACGTGGCGCCCATCGTCGGCTGGCTGGACGACGCGGGGCTTGCGACGGTGGCGCTCGCCTATCTCGCGCGGGTGGCCGCCCGCTATCGAAACGAATCGCTTCAACTCCCTTCGCCCCAAGCCTCAGGAACCCAACCGTCGTGA
- a CDS encoding Nif3-like dinuclear metal center hexameric protein, translated as MHVRDVVAVLEGIAPTRFAEPWDNVGLLVGDPGASVSRVLLAIDCTEAVADEARARGAEMIVAYHPPIFQPLKRITAPGLVFAAIRDGLAIFSPHTALDVAPGGTNDVLGDVVGLVTRGPLRAQPPKGGEPLPPGFGMGRIGDVEPTTRGALIARIKAGLGVSHALVAGPVAGDARRVAVCAGSCGDLYRDALVGSADLFLTGELRHHDALAAAAAGMTVVCALHSNSERVALEALAQRLRAASIVVDRSERDRDPFAIL; from the coding sequence ATGCATGTCCGCGACGTCGTAGCCGTTCTCGAAGGGATCGCCCCGACTCGGTTTGCCGAGCCCTGGGATAACGTGGGGCTTCTCGTCGGCGATCCCGGCGCCTCGGTGTCGCGTGTGCTTCTCGCCATCGATTGCACGGAGGCGGTGGCCGACGAGGCGCGTGCGCGCGGCGCGGAGATGATCGTCGCGTACCATCCGCCCATTTTTCAGCCGCTCAAACGGATCACCGCGCCCGGGCTCGTGTTTGCGGCCATCCGCGATGGGCTCGCGATCTTCAGTCCGCACACGGCGCTGGACGTCGCGCCGGGCGGGACGAACGACGTGCTCGGCGACGTGGTGGGGCTCGTGACCCGCGGTCCATTGCGTGCGCAGCCGCCAAAGGGCGGCGAACCGCTGCCCCCGGGTTTTGGCATGGGACGCATCGGCGACGTGGAACCCACCACGCGCGGTGCGTTGATCGCGCGCATCAAAGCGGGGCTCGGCGTTTCTCACGCGCTCGTCGCGGGGCCGGTAGCCGGGGACGCGCGCCGCGTGGCCGTATGCGCGGGCTCGTGCGGCGATCTTTACCGCGATGCCCTTGTGGGTAGCGCGGACCTGTTTCTCACGGGCGAGCTTCGCCACCACGATGCGCTGGCCGCGGCGGCCGCGGGAATGACCGTGGTCTGCGCGCTCCACTCGAACAGCGAGCGTGTGGCCCTGGAGGCGCTCGCCCAAAGGCTGCGAGCTGCGTCGATCGTCGTGGATCGAAGTGAGCGAGATCGCGACCCCTTCGCGATTTTGTGA
- a CDS encoding pyridoxal phosphate-dependent aminotransferase, with amino-acid sequence MSNLCYDRCALTFSHRSAFDPRPNALTLALDRVRGEGRTILDLTVSNPTSAGIPYDDAAILGALSDARAMLYEPHAFGLPHAREVVARDVAALAGVDVDPAQVVLTASTSEAYAFLLKVLCDPGDDVLVPQPSYPLFEHLGAFESVRLTPYPLAYDGAWHIDFDGLRRAIGPRTRAVLVVSPNNPTGSFLKRGELAHLAALGLPIVSDEVFATYVLDDDATRARSVLETKDALVFSLGGLSKLAALPQMKAAWTVVSGPAHHEALSRLELIADTFLSVGTPVQHALPALLATRARAHDAILHRARRNLATLRAALTRAASPATLLRAEGGWYATLRLPRTRNEETWVLELLEHDNVYVHPGAFFEFPGEAFIVLSLLTPEPTFAEGMARIIARVSLA; translated from the coding sequence GTGTCCAACCTCTGCTATGACCGCTGCGCTTTGACCTTCTCCCACCGCAGCGCCTTCGATCCACGCCCCAACGCGCTCACGCTCGCGCTCGACCGGGTGCGTGGCGAGGGACGAACCATCCTCGACCTCACGGTTTCCAACCCCACGAGCGCGGGCATCCCCTACGACGACGCAGCCATCCTCGGCGCGCTCTCCGATGCGCGCGCCATGCTCTACGAGCCCCACGCCTTTGGCCTGCCGCATGCCCGCGAGGTCGTCGCACGCGATGTGGCCGCGCTGGCGGGTGTCGACGTGGACCCGGCCCAGGTCGTTCTCACGGCCAGCACGAGCGAGGCCTACGCCTTTCTCCTCAAGGTGCTCTGCGATCCCGGCGACGACGTGCTCGTGCCGCAGCCGAGCTACCCGCTGTTCGAGCACCTGGGGGCCTTCGAGTCGGTGCGGCTCACGCCCTACCCTCTGGCCTACGACGGCGCGTGGCACATCGATTTCGACGGGTTGCGCCGCGCCATCGGCCCACGCACGCGCGCCGTGCTCGTGGTCAGCCCGAACAACCCCACCGGTTCGTTCTTGAAACGGGGCGAGCTCGCGCATCTGGCCGCGTTGGGACTGCCCATCGTCTCGGACGAAGTGTTCGCCACTTACGTGCTCGACGACGATGCGACCCGTGCCCGTTCCGTGCTCGAAACGAAGGACGCGCTGGTCTTCTCCCTCGGCGGCCTCTCGAAACTGGCGGCACTGCCGCAGATGAAGGCCGCCTGGACGGTGGTCTCGGGTCCCGCGCACCACGAGGCGCTCTCCCGCCTCGAGCTCATCGCCGACACCTTTCTCTCCGTCGGAACGCCGGTGCAGCACGCGCTGCCGGCCCTCCTCGCCACGCGCGCCCGCGCCCACGACGCGATTTTGCATCGCGCGCGCCGAAACCTGGCCACGTTGCGCGCCGCGCTCACGCGCGCCGCCTCGCCTGCGACGTTGCTACGCGCCGAGGGCGGTTGGTACGCGACCTTGAGATTGCCACGCACCCGCAACGAAGAAACGTGGGTGCTCGAACTTCTCGAGCACGACAACGTCTACGTGCACCCCGGCGCGTTCTTCGAGTTTCCCGGCGAAGCGTTCATCGTGCTGAGCCTCCTCACGCCCGAGCCCACCTTCGCCGAAGGTATGGCCCGCATCATCGCACGCGTATCATTGGCCTAA
- a CDS encoding zinc metallopeptidase, translating to MRWDEDHESRDVIDRRGEDDGGGGGGRGPGLLGLLPLLGPLLRSPIGWLILLGIGGYYVVTSLGLLGGGGGSRAVHNDRAPNVAAGDPQKEQVSFVSFVLDDAQDTWTKEFAERKERYQRAKLVLFTNRTATGCGYGESATGPFYCPADQRVYIDLGFYKELSGRLGARGQFAQAYVIAHEIGHHVQNLLGTEERMGRGASKTGPTSASVRLELQADCYAGIWAHSTAQRKLLEDGDIESAIGAATAIGDDRLQKMSGGTVSPERWTHGSSQQRVRWFKQGYTTGKLESCDTFSAREL from the coding sequence ATGCGCTGGGACGAAGATCACGAGAGTCGGGACGTCATCGATCGGCGCGGAGAAGACGACGGGGGAGGAGGCGGCGGGCGTGGTCCGGGCTTGCTCGGGCTGCTGCCGCTTCTCGGACCGCTGCTCCGCAGCCCGATTGGCTGGCTCATTTTGCTCGGCATCGGCGGCTACTACGTCGTGACGTCGCTCGGGCTCTTGGGCGGCGGCGGCGGCAGCCGCGCCGTGCACAACGATCGCGCGCCCAACGTGGCCGCGGGCGATCCGCAGAAGGAGCAGGTGTCCTTCGTGTCGTTCGTCCTCGACGACGCACAGGATACGTGGACCAAAGAGTTCGCGGAGCGCAAGGAACGTTACCAACGCGCCAAGTTGGTGCTCTTTACGAACCGCACCGCGACGGGATGCGGCTACGGCGAGTCGGCCACGGGGCCGTTCTACTGCCCCGCGGATCAGCGCGTGTACATCGACTTGGGCTTCTACAAGGAACTGTCGGGGCGTCTCGGCGCGCGCGGACAATTCGCGCAGGCCTACGTGATTGCGCACGAGATCGGCCACCACGTGCAGAACCTCCTGGGCACCGAGGAGCGCATGGGCCGTGGCGCCTCGAAGACGGGCCCGACCAGCGCCTCCGTGCGCCTCGAGCTGCAAGCCGATTGCTACGCAGGCATCTGGGCCCACTCCACCGCCCAACGGAAATTGCTCGAGGACGGCGACATCGAATCCGCCATCGGCGCCGCCACCGCCATCGGCGACGACCGCTTGCAAAAGATGTCCGGTGGCACCGTGAGCCCCGAACGCTGGACCCACGGCTCCTCCCAACAACGGGTCCGCTGGTTCAAACAGGGCTACACGACCGGCAAGCTCGAATCCTGCGACACCTTCTCGGCGCGGGAACTCTAG
- a CDS encoding cation:dicarboxylase symporter family transporter → MTVSRATEEGRLASADVQPAGPYHKSLLFSPFAQVVALALLGILFGAIWPNAGAALKPLGDAFIRAIKMVISPLVFCVVVTGIAKAGDLKSVGRIGLKALVYFEVVTSAALLLGLGMANLARPGSGLHIDPATLDSAAVAKKTAGAALPGVGGFLLHVIPESVFAAFAENQLLQVLLFAVVFGCALVHVGQDKAPLVLSFVEQAGEVIFRIVGYVMRLAPIAVFGSMAYLIGQYGLSSLAMYAKLIAACYAAAALFCGVLALILRSFTGVSLWRFLKYTRAEFMLAIGTASSESVMPRMMDKLRACGCHPAAVGLVLPTGYSFNLDGASIYLSLATLFMAQAVGVQLSLGQQLTVLFVLMLTSKGMAGIPGSAFLALSATASAVGVIPVGAVALMLGADRIMDTMRVVTNLLGNCVATFVVARWENALDLETARRELG, encoded by the coding sequence GTGACGGTATCCCGCGCAACCGAAGAAGGCCGGCTTGCCTCTGCCGACGTACAACCCGCCGGACCCTATCACAAATCGTTGCTCTTCTCCCCATTTGCGCAGGTCGTCGCGCTTGCACTGCTCGGGATTCTCTTCGGAGCCATTTGGCCAAATGCCGGCGCAGCCCTGAAGCCGCTCGGCGATGCCTTCATCCGCGCGATCAAGATGGTCATCTCGCCGCTGGTCTTCTGCGTCGTGGTCACCGGGATTGCCAAGGCGGGCGATCTCAAATCGGTGGGACGCATCGGGCTCAAGGCCCTCGTCTACTTCGAGGTGGTGACGTCGGCGGCGCTGCTTCTCGGGCTGGGGATGGCCAACCTCGCGCGCCCCGGTTCGGGTTTGCACATCGACCCGGCGACGCTCGATTCCGCTGCGGTCGCAAAAAAGACGGCGGGGGCCGCGCTGCCCGGTGTGGGCGGCTTCCTGCTGCACGTGATCCCCGAGAGCGTGTTCGCGGCCTTCGCCGAGAACCAATTGCTGCAGGTGCTGCTCTTCGCGGTGGTCTTCGGATGTGCATTGGTGCACGTGGGGCAGGACAAGGCTCCGCTCGTCCTGTCGTTCGTGGAGCAGGCCGGCGAGGTGATCTTTCGCATCGTCGGCTACGTGATGCGCCTCGCGCCCATCGCGGTCTTCGGCTCGATGGCGTACCTGATTGGGCAGTATGGCCTGTCGTCACTGGCCATGTACGCCAAGCTGATCGCGGCGTGCTATGCGGCGGCCGCGCTCTTTTGCGGAGTGCTCGCGCTCATTTTGCGCAGCTTCACGGGGGTGAGCCTGTGGCGCTTCCTGAAGTACACGCGGGCGGAGTTCATGCTGGCCATCGGTACCGCTTCGAGCGAATCGGTGATGCCGCGGATGATGGACAAGCTGCGCGCGTGCGGGTGTCATCCCGCAGCCGTCGGCCTGGTGCTGCCCACGGGGTATTCGTTCAATCTGGACGGCGCGTCGATTTACCTATCGCTGGCCACGCTCTTCATGGCCCAAGCGGTAGGAGTCCAGCTCAGCCTTGGCCAGCAGCTGACGGTGCTCTTCGTGTTGATGCTGACGTCCAAGGGCATGGCCGGCATCCCCGGCTCCGCGTTCCTGGCGCTGTCGGCGACCGCCTCCGCCGTGGGCGTCATCCCCGTGGGCGCGGTGGCGTTGATGCTCGGCGCGGACCGCATCATGGACACGATGCGCGTCGTGACGAACCTCCTCGGGAACTGCGTGGCGACGTTCGTGGTTGCGCGGTGGGAAAACGCGCTGGACCTCGAAACCGCGCGCCGCGAGCTCGGCTAG
- a CDS encoding fumarate reductase/succinate dehydrogenase flavoprotein subunit translates to MAGNYETHEHDVIIIGAGGAGLRAAIEASSMGLSVGLVCKSLLGKAHTVMAEGGVAAALGNVEPKDNWKVHFRDTMKGGRYLNQWRMAQLHAMEAPDRVNELEEWGALFDRTPDGRILQRNFGGHKYPRLAHVGDRTGLEMIRTLQQHGIHTGMKVYMECTVTRLLKAGDAVSGAFGYWRESGRFVVFRAKAIVLATGGIGRAFKINSNSWECTGDGQALAYLAGAELMDMEFMQFHPTGMVWPPSVRGTLITEGVRGEGGTLRNKDQKRIMFDYIHPLYANETAPTEEEADRWLALSTSGQMDKNVRRTPDLLPRDIVARAIHAEVKAGRGSPHGGVFLDIATRRTAADIKRKLPAMYHQFKELGDVDITKEPMEVGPTAHYTMGGIRVDPETQQSRVKGLFAAGECAAGMHGANRLGGNSLSDLLVFGRIAGLHAGRYAKEQTNLPSLDAGEIQDASQEALAPFNRHEGPNPFQLHEELKDTMQTHVGIIRTEEDLSEGLRQLENLKERSRTIRIDGNRHYNSGWHETIDMRNLLIVSEAMARAALLRKESRGAHARDDFPETDKEHFAKVNIVSRLHGSTMEVAEIDLPPVPAEIKKVLEEE, encoded by the coding sequence ATGGCAGGGAATTACGAGACGCACGAACACGATGTCATCATCATTGGCGCGGGGGGAGCGGGTCTGCGCGCGGCCATCGAAGCTTCGTCGATGGGCCTCAGCGTGGGGCTGGTGTGCAAGTCGCTGCTGGGCAAAGCGCACACGGTGATGGCCGAGGGCGGCGTCGCCGCCGCGTTGGGCAACGTCGAACCGAAGGACAACTGGAAGGTCCACTTTCGGGACACGATGAAGGGCGGGCGCTACCTCAATCAATGGAGGATGGCGCAACTCCACGCCATGGAGGCGCCTGACCGCGTCAACGAGCTGGAAGAGTGGGGTGCGCTGTTCGATCGCACGCCGGACGGGCGCATCCTTCAGCGCAACTTCGGCGGCCACAAGTACCCGCGCCTCGCCCACGTCGGCGATCGCACCGGCCTCGAGATGATCCGCACCCTGCAGCAGCACGGCATCCATACCGGCATGAAGGTGTACATGGAGTGCACCGTCACGCGCCTCCTCAAGGCGGGCGACGCCGTGTCGGGTGCCTTCGGCTACTGGCGCGAGAGCGGCCGTTTCGTGGTCTTCCGCGCCAAGGCCATCGTGCTCGCCACCGGCGGCATCGGGCGCGCGTTCAAGATCAACTCCAATTCGTGGGAGTGCACCGGCGACGGGCAAGCGCTCGCGTACTTGGCCGGCGCCGAGCTCATGGACATGGAGTTCATGCAGTTTCACCCCACCGGCATGGTGTGGCCTCCGTCGGTGCGCGGCACCTTGATCACCGAGGGCGTGCGCGGTGAGGGCGGGACGCTGCGCAACAAGGATCAGAAGCGCATCATGTTCGACTACATCCATCCGCTGTACGCCAACGAAACGGCGCCCACGGAGGAGGAAGCCGATCGCTGGCTCGCGCTGAGCACCTCCGGGCAGATGGACAAGAACGTGCGGCGCACGCCCGATCTTCTTCCGCGCGACATCGTGGCCCGCGCCATCCATGCCGAGGTGAAGGCGGGGCGGGGAAGTCCGCACGGGGGAGTCTTCTTGGACATTGCCACGCGCCGCACGGCGGCGGACATCAAGCGAAAGCTTCCGGCGATGTACCACCAGTTCAAAGAGCTGGGCGACGTGGACATCACCAAGGAGCCCATGGAGGTCGGGCCGACGGCGCACTACACCATGGGTGGCATCCGCGTCGATCCGGAGACGCAGCAGTCGCGCGTGAAGGGGCTTTTTGCGGCGGGCGAATGTGCGGCGGGCATGCACGGGGCGAATCGTCTCGGCGGCAATTCGCTGTCGGACCTTCTCGTCTTCGGGCGCATCGCCGGCCTCCATGCGGGGCGCTATGCCAAAGAGCAAACGAACCTGCCGTCGCTCGATGCGGGCGAAATTCAGGACGCGTCGCAGGAGGCGCTGGCACCGTTCAACCGGCACGAGGGGCCGAATCCATTCCAGCTCCACGAAGAGCTGAAGGACACGATGCAGACCCACGTGGGCATCATCCGCACGGAGGAGGACTTGAGCGAGGGATTGCGCCAGCTCGAGAACCTCAAAGAGCGTTCGCGCACCATCCGCATCGACGGCAACCGGCACTACAACTCGGGCTGGCACGAGACCATCGACATGCGCAACCTGCTCATCGTCTCGGAGGCGATGGCCCGCGCCGCGCTGCTTCGCAAAGAGAGCCGCGGCGCCCACGCGCGTGACGACTTTCCCGAGACCGACAAGGAGCACTTCGCCAAGGTGAACATCGTGTCGCGCCTGCACGGGAGCACGATGGAGGTCGCAGAGATCGATCTTCCGCCCGTTCCCGCCGAGATCAAGAAAGTCCTCGAGGAAGAATAA
- a CDS encoding succinate dehydrogenase/fumarate reductase iron-sulfur subunit, which translates to MAEPKARLRVFRGTEEAGDFQTYDVETYPGMVVLDAIHDIQAKQAPDLAVRWNCKAGRCGSCSAEINGKPRLLCMTRMSAFPEGEPITVTPMRAFPIIKDLVTDVSWNFEMAKKIPPFKPRPRDADGHWRMQQMDIDRIQEFRKCIECFLCQDVCHVVRDHQKKEAFSGPRFLIHLATLDMHPLDTLDRRDMIKQDFGVGYCNITKCCTEVCPEHITITDNGIIPLKERVADDHYDPVRWLLRKFTGNPRPNKVPAQPTEAGKTADLSGTHRVDGGHGNKGKP; encoded by the coding sequence ATGGCCGAGCCCAAAGCACGACTGCGCGTCTTTCGTGGCACCGAAGAAGCCGGAGACTTCCAGACCTACGACGTCGAGACCTACCCGGGCATGGTGGTGCTCGACGCCATCCACGACATCCAGGCGAAGCAGGCGCCGGATCTGGCCGTGCGTTGGAACTGCAAGGCCGGGCGCTGCGGCTCGTGCAGCGCGGAGATCAACGGCAAGCCGCGCCTTCTGTGCATGACGCGCATGAGCGCGTTTCCCGAGGGCGAGCCCATCACGGTGACGCCGATGCGGGCGTTCCCCATCATCAAAGACTTGGTCACCGACGTCTCGTGGAACTTCGAGATGGCCAAGAAGATCCCGCCGTTCAAGCCGCGCCCGCGCGATGCCGACGGCCACTGGCGCATGCAGCAGATGGACATCGATCGCATTCAGGAGTTCCGCAAATGCATCGAGTGCTTCCTCTGCCAGGACGTGTGCCACGTGGTGCGCGACCACCAGAAGAAGGAGGCCTTCTCCGGGCCGCGCTTTCTCATTCATCTGGCCACGCTCGACATGCATCCGCTCGACACGCTCGATCGGCGCGACATGATCAAGCAGGATTTCGGCGTCGGTTATTGCAACATCACGAAATGTTGCACCGAGGTTTGTCCCGAGCACATCACCATCACGGACAATGGGATCATTCCGCTGAAGGAGCGCGTGGCCGACGACCATTACGATCCGGTCCGCTGGCTGCTGCGCAAGTTCACCGGCAATCCCCGGCCGAACAAAGTTCCAGCGCAGCCAACGGAAGCGGGCAAAACGGCGGACCTCTCTGGGACGCACCGCGTCGACGGCGGGCATGGAAATAAGGGCAAACCGTAA